A region from the Candidatus Thiothrix putei genome encodes:
- a CDS encoding HU family DNA-binding protein — protein sequence MRKISMNKAELIDAVAEKSGLTKTDTDKAFKAFVEVISESMAKGDQVALVGFGTFLVRERQARSGRNPRTGDTISIAAAKIPSFKAGKALKDAVQ from the coding sequence ATAAGGAAAATTTCTATGAATAAAGCAGAATTGATTGATGCAGTAGCAGAGAAGTCCGGTTTAACTAAAACCGATACCGATAAAGCGTTCAAGGCGTTTGTTGAAGTTATCAGTGAATCAATGGCGAAAGGCGACCAAGTGGCTCTGGTGGGTTTTGGTACGTTCCTCGTGCGTGAGCGTCAGGCGCGTTCTGGGCGTAATCCGCGCACTGGAGACACAATTTCTATCGCTGCTGCAAAAATTCCTTCATTTAAGGCTGGTAAAGCCCTAAAAGATGCTGTACAGTAG
- the rlmJ gene encoding 23S rRNA (adenine(2030)-N(6))-methyltransferase RlmJ: MLSYRHAFHAGNHADVLKHVVLVLTLEYYQRKDKPCWYIDTHAGVGLYHLNSSEALKTCEFAHGIQTLWNANNLPDELHPYLNLIKQLNTQPALEYYPGSPWIAANVLRKTDQLRLFELHPTDFTALENNLGYDKRIQISKQDGLKGLLGLLPPITRRAVTLIDPSYELKTDYADVISTLTKAHQRFATGTYLLWYPVVERQRIKQMIHALQQSKIAGILQIEYCPLADNTGIGMTGSGLFIINPPWLLARQMQSVFPWLNQQMTNSAGRFTVAYITPEKTT, encoded by the coding sequence TTGTTAAGTTACCGACACGCTTTTCATGCAGGTAATCATGCCGATGTCCTCAAACATGTAGTGCTAGTGTTAACACTGGAATACTACCAGCGCAAAGACAAGCCATGTTGGTACATTGATACCCATGCCGGTGTCGGTCTATACCACCTGAACAGTTCAGAAGCACTGAAAACCTGCGAATTTGCTCACGGCATCCAAACCCTGTGGAATGCCAACAATCTGCCCGATGAACTGCACCCCTATCTCAACCTGATTAAACAGCTCAACACCCAACCAGCCTTGGAATACTACCCCGGCTCCCCTTGGATTGCGGCAAACGTATTACGCAAAACCGATCAATTACGCTTGTTTGAATTACATCCCACTGATTTCACTGCACTGGAAAATAATTTGGGATACGACAAACGTATTCAGATCAGCAAACAAGATGGTTTAAAAGGCTTGCTGGGATTATTACCCCCTATTACTCGCCGGGCCGTTACCCTAATCGACCCATCTTACGAATTAAAAACAGACTACGCTGATGTCATCAGTACACTCACCAAAGCCCACCAGCGCTTTGCCACAGGTACGTATCTGCTGTGGTATCCTGTCGTTGAACGTCAGCGGATCAAGCAAATGATTCACGCCTTGCAGCAAAGTAAGATTGCAGGCATTTTGCAAATCGAATATTGCCCATTAGCCGACAATACGGGAATTGGCATGACTGGCAGTGGTTTGTTCATTATCAACCCGCCTTGGTTACTGGCAAGACAAATGCAGTCAGTATTTCCATGGCTCAATCAACAAATGACGAACTCCGCTGGTCGCTTTACCGTCGCATACATTACCCCAGAAAAAACTACCTGA
- the mtaB gene encoding tRNA (N(6)-L-threonylcarbamoyladenosine(37)-C(2))-methylthiotransferase MtaB, giving the protein MKVHLKALGCRLNEAELEQWSQQFRAGGHEIVSNVPDADVLILNTCAVTNEASGKSRRLMHRLYRENPAAKLVVSGCYASLQTDEVAQTLGVDLVVPNTEKDQLPQTVMQHFTLPVMPAMASEPGESPLFLRGRHRAFIKIQDGCRYRCTFCIVTVARGEERSRTEAEIVSEINELYRQGIQEIVLAGVHVGGYGSDTGSSLYALVQAILRETDMPRIRFASVEPWDLPDDFFALFADPRLMPHMHLPLQSGADSVLRRMARRCKTTEFVRLVTEARRSVPGFNVTTDIIVGFPGETDEEWEQTLAYVESVGFGHMHIFTYSIRTGTKAATLPNQVAESVKKSRSQTLHAVGERLKREWLARQVGSTVPVLWEYGRAGDAGQHIYTGYTPNYCKVMVSVTDNKPLENTVKHTILTGVNDEAVLEGKVNHER; this is encoded by the coding sequence ATGAAAGTCCATCTGAAAGCGTTAGGATGCCGCCTAAATGAGGCGGAGTTGGAACAGTGGTCGCAGCAGTTTCGTGCAGGCGGGCATGAAATTGTGTCCAATGTACCGGATGCCGATGTATTAATATTAAATACCTGTGCGGTTACTAATGAAGCGTCAGGCAAGTCTCGACGCCTCATGCATCGCCTTTATCGTGAAAACCCTGCCGCCAAGCTGGTGGTGAGTGGTTGTTATGCCAGCCTGCAAACGGATGAAGTTGCGCAAACGCTCGGTGTGGATTTGGTTGTGCCAAATACCGAGAAAGATCAACTTCCCCAAACCGTGATGCAACATTTTACCTTGCCGGTGATGCCCGCGATGGCTAGTGAACCGGGTGAGTCGCCATTATTCTTGCGTGGTCGGCATCGGGCGTTCATCAAGATTCAGGACGGTTGCCGTTATCGCTGTACGTTTTGCATTGTCACGGTGGCCCGTGGTGAGGAGCGCAGTCGCACTGAAGCTGAGATTGTTTCTGAAATCAATGAGCTGTATCGACAAGGCATTCAGGAGATTGTATTAGCTGGGGTGCATGTCGGCGGTTATGGCAGTGACACGGGAAGCTCTTTGTATGCCTTGGTGCAAGCCATTTTGCGGGAAACCGATATGCCGCGTATCCGGTTTGCTTCGGTAGAACCGTGGGATTTGCCGGATGATTTCTTTGCTCTGTTTGCTGACCCGCGTTTAATGCCACACATGCACTTGCCTTTACAAAGTGGAGCCGATTCGGTGTTGCGACGTATGGCGCGGCGGTGTAAGACGACTGAATTTGTGCGGCTAGTGACTGAGGCACGGCGTAGTGTGCCGGGTTTCAATGTGACAACGGATATTATTGTCGGGTTTCCGGGGGAAACCGATGAGGAGTGGGAACAAACCTTGGCTTATGTAGAGTCGGTTGGTTTCGGTCACATGCATATATTCACTTATTCGATTCGTACCGGAACGAAAGCCGCTACATTGCCTAATCAGGTTGCAGAATCCGTTAAAAAATCACGCAGTCAAACCTTACATGCAGTGGGTGAGCGCCTGAAACGCGAGTGGTTAGCACGGCAAGTTGGTAGCACTGTGCCGGTCTTATGGGAGTACGGACGTGCTGGCGACGCTGGGCAGCACATTTACACCGGCTACACCCCAAACTACTGTAAAGTCATGGTGTCTGTCACCGATAATAAGCCGCTTGAAAATACAGTTAAGCACACCATATTAACAGGTGTGAATGACGAGGCCGTTCTTGAAGGGAAAGTGAACCATGAACGCTAA
- a CDS encoding EVE domain-containing protein codes for MQYWLMKSEPDVFGIDDLQKVAVEPWDGVRNYQARNMVRDQMQVGDQVFFYHSNCDIPGIVGIASIATQGYPDDTAFNPEAKYFDPKSDPQNPRWYRVDVQFVRKLKRTISLHELREQTALQNMPLVQKGCRLSVMPVSAEEWQVILAME; via the coding sequence ATGCAATACTGGCTGATGAAATCAGAACCTGATGTGTTCGGCATTGATGACTTGCAAAAAGTAGCCGTGGAACCATGGGACGGAGTACGTAATTACCAAGCCCGCAATATGGTGCGCGACCAAATGCAGGTAGGTGATCAGGTATTTTTCTACCATTCAAACTGCGACATTCCCGGTATTGTCGGTATCGCCAGCATTGCAACCCAAGGCTACCCCGACGATACCGCATTTAACCCAGAAGCAAAGTATTTCGACCCCAAAAGTGACCCACAGAATCCACGTTGGTATCGGGTTGACGTGCAGTTCGTGCGTAAATTAAAACGCACCATCAGTTTGCATGAATTGCGCGAACAAACGGCGTTGCAAAATATGCCGCTAGTACAAAAAGGCTGCCGCCTCTCTGTCATGCCAGTAAGTGCAGAAGAATGGCAGGTTATCCTTGCCATGGAATAA
- a CDS encoding ISAs1 family transposase, whose protein sequence is MFFEKPPAGYVLDEDTQVEKDHGRLETRRCRICTDVAWLEQRQEWAGLASIICIESWVEKAGKSTYSIRHYICSLAMIAKAAQYAVRSHWAIENKLHWVLDVLMREDLARNRSNHGAHNLAILRHMGTNLLRNDKTNKHSLKVRRKQAGWSTDYLAQLLEQVM, encoded by the coding sequence CTGTTTTTCGAAAAGCCGCCTGCCGGTTATGTGCTGGATGAAGACACCCAGGTGGAAAAAGACCACGGGCGGCTCGAAACCCGCCGTTGCCGCATTTGCACCGATGTTGCTTGGTTGGAACAACGGCAGGAATGGGCAGGACTTGCCAGCATCATCTGTATCGAGTCCTGGGTCGAAAAAGCAGGAAAATCCACCTATTCCATCCGCCACTACATCTGTTCACTGGCGATGATCGCCAAGGCCGCACAATATGCCGTCCGCTCCCACTGGGCAATCGAAAACAAGTTGCATTGGGTGCTGGATGTCCTGATGCGGGAAGATTTGGCGAGAAACCGTAGCAACCATGGCGCACATAATCTCGCCATCCTGCGCCACATGGGTACTAACCTGCTGCGCAATGACAAAACCAACAAACATAGCCTCAAAGTCCGTCGTAAACAGGCAGGGTGGTCAACTGACTATCTGGCACAACTGCTGGAGCAAGTCATGTAA
- a CDS encoding transposase — MLVDLYQSLHHFKSEFSRQRAWLLFCAIILSFLAATEMSGVTSMCRYWLSDERGYHRLLHFFRAGSYHPERLRASWQRWVLSHAPLVEVAGRLVVLGDHTHVVKDGGRMPGVVSLRETSETQSKPDYFRGQCWGAVGLLVGSLSACFCLPLSLQIHQGFRHLGEEDANDPTLKLGTRVVQMALSFAQVNDRPVWLVLDAFFATASVFRLARSVWSVALQQPLVQVITRAKKNYVAYFPAPPKPPGRRGRQRQYGMKLVLWEAFDHADFFREVTLCIYGKEESVRLMSHTLWWKPLGQPLQFVWAVTSRGPILLMCSDLVLDAETILTLYCRRTRIETLFDALKNTMGAFRFHFWSRYLPRHSRRPTANRHLKAPQAQHLPTVVACWQAMETFVLCACIATGLLQLFSLKYHEGLWKQQVLYLRTRSRELPSENTVRQILAPLLARQLLRSPPKAFWWRINAAVNGDEDDDRQT; from the coding sequence ATGCTAGTTGATCTATACCAGAGCCTTCACCACTTTAAAAGTGAATTTTCGCGCCAGCGAGCATGGCTATTGTTTTGCGCCATCATCCTGAGCTTTTTAGCGGCGACCGAGATGAGCGGGGTCACGTCGATGTGCCGTTACTGGTTATCGGATGAACGGGGCTACCATCGGTTGCTCCATTTTTTTCGTGCCGGGTCTTACCATCCTGAGCGGTTACGGGCGAGCTGGCAGCGGTGGGTGTTGTCCCATGCGCCGCTGGTTGAGGTGGCGGGGCGTTTGGTGGTGCTGGGCGACCATACCCATGTGGTTAAGGATGGTGGGCGGATGCCGGGGGTCGTTTCCTTGCGGGAAACCTCGGAAACCCAAAGCAAACCGGACTATTTCCGGGGGCAGTGTTGGGGAGCCGTGGGGTTGTTGGTGGGGAGCCTGTCCGCCTGTTTCTGCCTGCCGCTGAGTTTGCAAATCCATCAGGGGTTTCGGCATTTGGGGGAAGAGGATGCTAACGACCCGACACTCAAACTGGGGACACGGGTGGTGCAGATGGCGTTGTCGTTTGCGCAGGTGAATGACCGCCCGGTGTGGCTGGTGCTGGATGCGTTCTTTGCCACGGCTTCGGTGTTCCGGCTGGCACGCTCGGTTTGGTCGGTGGCGTTACAACAACCACTGGTGCAGGTCATCACCCGCGCTAAAAAGAACTATGTGGCCTACTTCCCTGCGCCACCCAAACCGCCGGGAAGGCGTGGGCGGCAACGCCAGTACGGGATGAAGCTGGTGTTGTGGGAAGCCTTTGACCATGCTGATTTTTTCCGTGAAGTGACCCTGTGCATTTATGGCAAGGAGGAGTCGGTACGCCTGATGTCCCATACCCTGTGGTGGAAACCGTTAGGGCAGCCGCTGCAATTTGTCTGGGCAGTCACTTCCCGTGGCCCCATCCTGCTGATGTGTTCGGATTTGGTGCTGGACGCGGAAACCATCCTCACCCTGTACTGCCGACGCACCCGGATTGAAACCTTGTTTGATGCCCTGAAAAATACCATGGGCGCATTCCGCTTCCACTTCTGGAGCCGTTACCTGCCGCGCCATTCCCGGCGACCTACCGCCAATCGGCATCTCAAAGCCCCCCAAGCACAGCACCTCCCCACGGTGGTGGCCTGCTGGCAGGCAATGGAAACCTTTGTGTTGTGTGCCTGCATCGCCACCGGTTTGCTACAACTGTTTTCCCTCAAGTACCATGAGGGGCTTTGGAAGCAGCAGGTCTTGTATTTGCGCACCCGTTCCCGTGAATTGCCTTCCGAGAACACCGTGCGACAGATTTTAGCACCACTACTGGCACGGCAATTACTGCGCTCTCCCCCCAAAGCCTTCTGGTGGCGAATTAACGCGGCCGTCAACGGCGATGAGGACGATGATAGGCAAACATGA
- a CDS encoding SurA N-terminal domain-containing protein, protein MLQSIHDKAKGWIAYAIVGIIIVPFALTGIYDYFQGGDKRVAAVVNGEDIPVQAVQNTLLQLKQQFGGQLPEGMDEALKGNALESVINQTLMKQKIRDGGYLASNQEVADAIAALDVFQKEGKFDKQTYESFLKMQRREPAEFEAQVRADLSQQQLRNAVASTAFLPKSEAEQYQALRNQQRELEVFTLKLADFQAQVQVTDEQIAQYYEQNKASYMTDERAQLAYVELKRDDLMANVTVNEAALKTWFDDNADTYAQPEQRMVSHILISVDDPAKDAPAKQRIDALYAEIQAGTRTFEAIARADSDDKIAAEKDGQMGSVVAGDWGAEFEKAVFALKVGETSAPVKTEAGYEIIRVTEIKPAKPKTFEEARADVETDYRKDQAEQAFLDKGEVLGRVAYEQDGDLAPAAKEVGLSVQQTDWLTPVQGQGIAANEKVRAAAFSEEVLKSGKNSDLLELEDGNAVVIRVVNHEPAAQKPLETVREDIRTALLAQEARKLTAQKGEDLLKKLMAAQSWTVLAESGLGSETAVEKLGLLGRTDTKLSPEVLEQAFALSHPLEGKSTWGSVALANGDYAIVALKSIKAGDATLGADAEAIYSQSIGSRELDAFLKALRDSATVETHAENL, encoded by the coding sequence ATGCTGCAATCAATTCATGACAAAGCCAAAGGCTGGATTGCCTACGCAATCGTAGGGATTATTATCGTACCCTTCGCTCTAACCGGGATTTATGACTATTTTCAAGGTGGCGATAAGCGTGTCGCTGCTGTTGTCAATGGCGAAGATATTCCTGTGCAAGCCGTACAAAATACGCTGTTGCAACTCAAGCAGCAATTCGGTGGTCAACTGCCAGAAGGTATGGATGAAGCGCTAAAAGGTAATGCTTTAGAATCTGTAATTAATCAAACCTTGATGAAACAAAAAATTCGTGATGGCGGCTACCTTGCGAGTAATCAGGAAGTGGCAGATGCTATTGCTGCGCTCGACGTTTTTCAAAAAGAGGGCAAGTTTGATAAACAAACGTATGAAAGCTTTTTGAAAATGCAGCGTCGTGAACCCGCTGAGTTTGAAGCACAAGTACGCGCTGATCTTTCGCAACAACAGTTGCGAAATGCTGTGGCAAGTACCGCGTTTTTGCCAAAATCAGAAGCAGAGCAGTATCAGGCACTACGCAATCAGCAACGTGAGTTGGAAGTCTTTACGCTAAAACTTGCTGATTTCCAGGCGCAAGTACAAGTAACCGATGAGCAAATTGCTCAGTATTATGAGCAAAACAAGGCATCCTATATGACGGATGAGCGGGCACAACTGGCGTATGTAGAACTCAAACGTGATGATTTGATGGCTAATGTCACTGTGAATGAAGCGGCATTGAAAACGTGGTTTGATGATAATGCGGATACTTATGCGCAGCCAGAACAGCGTATGGTGAGTCATATCTTAATCAGTGTCGATGACCCGGCAAAAGATGCACCAGCGAAGCAACGTATTGATGCGTTATATGCTGAAATACAGGCAGGCACGCGTACTTTTGAGGCAATTGCCCGTGCTGATTCCGATGATAAGATTGCTGCCGAAAAAGATGGGCAGATGGGTTCTGTTGTGGCAGGTGACTGGGGTGCTGAATTTGAGAAAGCAGTCTTTGCGCTAAAAGTAGGTGAAACATCGGCACCGGTGAAAACGGAAGCGGGTTACGAAATTATTCGTGTCACGGAAATCAAGCCAGCTAAGCCGAAAACATTTGAAGAAGCACGTGCAGATGTGGAAACCGATTACCGTAAAGATCAAGCGGAACAAGCCTTCCTCGACAAAGGCGAAGTGCTAGGTCGGGTTGCGTATGAGCAGGATGGTGATCTTGCACCGGCTGCTAAAGAAGTGGGTTTGAGTGTGCAGCAAACAGACTGGCTTACGCCAGTACAAGGCCAGGGCATTGCTGCTAATGAAAAAGTACGTGCTGCCGCATTTAGCGAAGAGGTTTTAAAGTCTGGTAAAAACTCTGACTTGTTAGAATTGGAAGATGGTAATGCGGTGGTTATTCGTGTCGTGAATCATGAACCAGCCGCACAGAAACCGTTAGAAACGGTTCGTGAAGATATTCGCACTGCTTTGCTTGCGCAAGAGGCTCGCAAATTGACGGCTCAAAAAGGTGAAGATCTCCTGAAAAAGCTGATGGCAGCACAGTCTTGGACTGTATTGGCAGAGTCTGGTTTAGGCTCGGAGACTGCTGTTGAAAAGCTCGGTTTGCTTGGGCGCACTGATACTAAACTGTCACCAGAGGTGTTGGAGCAGGCATTTGCACTGAGTCATCCGCTAGAAGGTAAATCGACGTGGGGTAGCGTTGCCTTGGCTAATGGGGATTATGCGATCGTTGCGTTGAAGTCGATCAAAGCGGGGGACGCTACGTTGGGTGCTGATGCTGAAGCGATTTATAGTCAAAGCATTGGCTCGCGTGAGTTAGACGCTTTTTTGAAAGCGCTACGTGATTCCGCCACAGTCGAAACACATGCTGAGAATTTGTAA
- a CDS encoding 5-formyltetrahydrofolate cyclo-ligase: MPTSIPPLPKPSLRRTIQRQRAALSPSEQNQLSQQAVTRLTTQRLFRNARHIALYLPVRGEADPRSVRHHALPHQYFYLPVLSPFKDGRLWFVRWDRTTRFRLNRFRIPEPYPHYRQQRPARWLDLVIAPLVAFDHTGTRMGMGGGFYDRTFAFKRCTMASLRPYLCGLAYHFQQAESLTRQPWDVPLDLVTSDSSFFRFNTGIY; encoded by the coding sequence ATGCCGACATCAATCCCGCCTCTACCTAAACCTTCACTACGCCGCACTATCCAACGCCAACGTGCAGCGCTTAGCCCTTCCGAACAAAACCAACTATCACAGCAAGCGGTTACTCGTTTGACCACTCAGCGGTTATTTCGCAATGCACGGCACATTGCACTGTACCTACCTGTCAGGGGCGAAGCTGACCCACGCAGCGTGCGTCATCACGCACTACCGCACCAATATTTTTATCTGCCGGTTTTATCGCCATTCAAAGACGGGCGACTGTGGTTTGTGCGTTGGGATAGGACAACTCGCTTCCGCTTGAACCGCTTCCGCATTCCTGAACCGTATCCACATTATCGTCAACAGCGCCCAGCACGCTGGCTTGATCTGGTGATCGCCCCGTTGGTCGCATTCGATCATACTGGCACGCGCATGGGGATGGGAGGAGGCTTTTATGATCGCACCTTTGCATTCAAACGATGCACCATGGCAAGCTTGCGCCCTTATCTGTGCGGGCTGGCTTACCACTTTCAACAAGCCGAATCTTTAACCCGCCAACCATGGGATGTTCCCTTGGATCTCGTCACTTCCGATAGCAGTTTTTTTCGATTCAACACTGGTATATATTAG